A part of Paraburkholderia largidicola genomic DNA contains:
- a CDS encoding cysteine hydrolase family protein, translated as MSNANQAEQANANPYADPVDPALPQTGFKLDPSKAALVVIDPQNDFLSPSGASWSVFGPSITENNTVANLGQLFKTAKQVGLTVAVSPHYYYPCDHEWHFGGPLEKVMHNICMFDRKGPNTLEDFEGSGADFLDEYKPYILDGKTIIASPHKVYGPETNDLALQLRKKGVSQIILAGMAANLCIESHLRELIEQGFEVAVVRDATAGPRLPDGDGYLAAIINFRYLAHALWTTEQTVRALAS; from the coding sequence ATGAGTAACGCGAACCAGGCAGAGCAAGCGAACGCAAACCCATACGCGGATCCTGTCGATCCGGCTTTGCCGCAGACAGGCTTCAAACTGGACCCATCGAAGGCGGCACTGGTGGTCATTGATCCGCAGAATGATTTCCTGAGTCCGTCAGGGGCGAGCTGGTCGGTATTCGGGCCGAGCATTACCGAGAACAATACGGTCGCGAATCTGGGGCAACTGTTCAAGACGGCGAAGCAGGTGGGACTCACCGTGGCCGTTTCGCCGCACTATTACTACCCGTGCGATCACGAGTGGCACTTTGGCGGTCCGCTGGAAAAGGTGATGCACAACATCTGCATGTTCGATCGCAAAGGGCCGAACACGCTCGAGGACTTCGAGGGATCGGGCGCGGATTTTCTCGACGAGTACAAGCCGTACATTCTCGACGGCAAAACCATCATTGCGTCTCCGCATAAGGTCTATGGACCGGAGACGAACGATCTCGCCTTGCAACTTCGCAAGAAGGGCGTGTCGCAGATCATTCTCGCCGGCATGGCGGCGAACCTTTGCATCGAATCGCACTTGCGCGAGCTGATCGAACAAGGCTTCGAAGTGGCCGTGGTGCGTGACGCTACGGCAGGCCCGCGATTGCCGGACGGCGACGGCTATCTGGCCGCGATCATCAACTTCCGTTATCTCGCGCACGCGCTGTGGACGACGGAGCAGACGGTTCGGGCACTCGCGTCCTGA
- a CDS encoding amylo-alpha-1,6-glucosidase, which produces MQDPEALGGLSHQGGVDYRGEENDGAFIAPENLNVASATQHVLKSGGTFIVNDPLGDVTGHDDGLFVNDTRVLSQLRLTFGGRAPSLLSGSVSSDNTSFTAHLTNRPLPPLGGDSTPEGVIHVERVRVLSGTVMNEAIELTNYGTTDAIVPLSISFASDFRDMFEVRGLKRAKQGKVEAPRVHKNEVLLGYIGLDDVARHVRVAFSPMPDKLLADRADYSVKLPAQACVSIYLSVAVQVAAHKGEPDVHVAQSTHTVTELHVSQVDAARPRVGRTAVRAALVDAHLVMRERRRASARVRSSNPLFNAWIDRSQADLNLLTTDLASGPYPYAGIPWFSTPFGRDAVITSLQMLWLQPGLARGVLRFLAEHQAMEDSAFRDAAVGKIMHEMRRSEMAATGEVPFALYYGGVDTTPLFIVLAGAYVARTGDTQLVDELWPALDRAAKWVSGVCDRNIYGLLDYQRASDGGLANQGWKDSHDSVFHADGRFPEGPISLVEVQAYASAAFDTMAQFSMLRGLPDDAVRYTQRATAIRACVEDKYWMDDSNFYGIALDGKGDLCRVMASNAGHLLAFGLPSRERGEAVARALESTLFHTGWGVRTLAAGQPRFNPMAYHNGSVWPHDNALCARGLARYGAKAAAVRLLQALFQAAVNFDMRLPELFCGFPRRRGEPPTAYPVACLPQAWAAGSPFMMLEACLGMTIDAQKREVLIEQPMLPEGIDWIEIGDLRVGDASVSITFRRVAGKVVASAEQGDVRVIALL; this is translated from the coding sequence ATGCAGGATCCAGAAGCACTCGGCGGGTTGTCCCATCAGGGCGGCGTGGACTATCGCGGCGAGGAGAACGACGGCGCGTTCATCGCGCCTGAAAACCTGAACGTCGCGAGCGCAACCCAGCACGTGCTGAAGTCGGGCGGCACGTTTATCGTCAACGATCCCCTCGGTGACGTCACAGGCCACGACGACGGCCTGTTCGTCAACGATACCCGCGTGCTGTCGCAACTGCGTCTGACCTTCGGCGGACGCGCGCCCTCGCTGCTGTCGGGCAGCGTCAGCAGCGACAACACGTCATTCACCGCGCATCTGACCAACCGTCCGCTGCCGCCGCTCGGCGGCGACAGCACGCCGGAAGGCGTGATTCACGTCGAGCGCGTGCGCGTGCTGTCCGGCACGGTGATGAACGAAGCAATCGAACTCACCAACTACGGCACGACGGACGCGATCGTCCCGTTGTCCATCTCGTTTGCCAGCGACTTCCGCGACATGTTCGAAGTGCGCGGCCTGAAACGCGCGAAGCAGGGCAAGGTCGAAGCGCCACGCGTGCACAAGAACGAAGTGCTGCTCGGCTATATCGGTCTCGACGACGTAGCGCGGCACGTGCGCGTCGCGTTTTCGCCGATGCCCGACAAACTGCTCGCCGACCGCGCCGATTATTCGGTGAAGCTGCCTGCTCAGGCGTGTGTGTCGATTTATCTGTCGGTGGCCGTGCAGGTCGCGGCGCATAAGGGCGAGCCGGATGTCCACGTCGCGCAATCGACCCATACCGTCACCGAGCTGCACGTCTCGCAGGTCGACGCGGCGCGGCCGCGCGTGGGCCGCACGGCTGTGCGCGCGGCGCTCGTCGATGCCCACCTGGTGATGCGCGAGCGGCGCCGTGCGTCGGCGCGCGTGCGCTCGAGCAATCCGCTGTTCAATGCGTGGATCGACCGCTCGCAGGCGGACCTCAACCTGCTCACGACGGATCTCGCCAGCGGGCCGTATCCGTATGCAGGCATTCCGTGGTTCTCGACGCCGTTCGGGCGCGACGCCGTCATCACGTCGCTGCAGATGTTGTGGCTCCAGCCGGGCCTCGCGCGCGGCGTGTTGCGTTTTCTCGCCGAGCACCAGGCGATGGAAGATTCCGCGTTCCGCGACGCCGCTGTCGGCAAGATCATGCACGAAATGCGCCGCAGCGAAATGGCGGCGACGGGCGAGGTACCGTTCGCGCTCTATTACGGCGGTGTCGATACGACGCCGCTCTTCATCGTGCTCGCGGGCGCTTACGTGGCGCGCACGGGGGACACGCAACTCGTCGACGAGCTGTGGCCGGCGCTCGACCGCGCGGCGAAATGGGTATCGGGCGTATGCGATCGCAATATTTACGGGCTGCTCGATTATCAGCGCGCGTCGGACGGCGGTCTTGCGAACCAGGGCTGGAAGGACAGTCACGACTCCGTGTTTCACGCGGACGGCCGTTTCCCTGAAGGGCCGATCTCGCTCGTCGAAGTGCAGGCGTACGCGAGCGCCGCATTCGACACGATGGCGCAGTTCTCGATGTTGCGCGGCCTGCCCGACGACGCGGTGCGCTACACACAGCGCGCCACCGCGATCCGCGCCTGCGTCGAAGACAAGTACTGGATGGACGATTCGAACTTCTACGGCATCGCGCTCGACGGCAAGGGCGACCTGTGCCGCGTGATGGCATCGAATGCGGGTCATCTGCTGGCGTTCGGCTTGCCGTCGCGTGAACGCGGTGAAGCCGTCGCGCGCGCGCTCGAATCGACGCTCTTCCACACCGGCTGGGGCGTGCGCACGCTGGCGGCAGGCCAGCCGCGCTTCAATCCGATGGCGTATCACAATGGCTCGGTCTGGCCGCACGACAACGCGCTCTGCGCGCGCGGTCTTGCGCGCTACGGCGCGAAGGCGGCGGCCGTGCGTCTGTTGCAGGCGCTCTTCCAGGCGGCCGTCAACTTCGACATGCGTCTGCCCGAGCTGTTCTGCGGCTTCCCGCGCCGTCGCGGCGAACCGCCCACGGCGTACCCCGTCGCGTGTCTGCCGCAGGCGTGGGCGGCCGGCTCGCCGTTCATGATGCTCGAAGCGTGCCTGGGCATGACGATCGACGCGCAAAAACGCGAAGTGCTGATCGAGCAGCCGATGCTGCCGGAGGGCATCGACTGGATCGAGATCGGCGATCTGCGCGTCGGCGACGCGTCGGTGTCGATCACGTTCCGGCGTGTGGCGGGCAAGGTCGTGGCGTCGGCGGAGCAGGGCGACGTGCGGGTAATCGCGCTGCTGTAA
- a CDS encoding class I adenylate-forming enzyme family protein, translating to METNAETNYRPYVDALLRELKTRACEPAIRYQGRDVTRGELRSAIYRYARALGALGIGRGAVVALHAPNRPEALAVRYAANLLGAATMFLPALASAESRATLLARIRPTLLVVFPETAHLVRDAVDQRIVSVGYESTWVHLDRFASVQSDQPLESRAMPDELAVIVSSGGTTGVPKASRRSFAAYSAMVVSARNAKRRQLINGPLAYLSQVLVDTTLIGGGSVVLERAYSARTTLAVIESERITDVFLVEPQLFEMMDHPDVGRRDLSSLRCIAHVGGSAPAALRQRAVRRLGPVLAHMYGASEAGLVSVLPPPDYATNPARLDSAGRIRPGVEVRLRCVDGTLAANGYPGSIEVRSAAVAHGYRNQPVEGAQKFRDGWCLTGDIGLIDDGGYLHVIGRSSDVAEIDQRIIGPVHIEDVLCRLPDVRYAVAFASNTQDGEHAWNAVVEPWAGQHVDRARCARALNAAFGDLVANAVNLSEAGAIPLTEQGKVDRVAIERTLLVQPRAITEKPTFRAHRPMSERLSAS from the coding sequence ATGGAAACCAACGCAGAAACGAACTATCGCCCGTATGTCGATGCATTACTGAGGGAACTGAAAACACGCGCCTGTGAACCCGCCATCCGCTATCAGGGAAGGGACGTCACGAGAGGCGAGTTGCGCAGCGCGATTTACCGTTATGCGCGTGCGCTCGGCGCACTCGGCATAGGCCGGGGCGCGGTGGTCGCGCTCCATGCGCCGAATCGCCCCGAAGCGCTCGCCGTTCGCTATGCGGCGAACCTGCTCGGCGCGGCCACCATGTTCCTGCCTGCGCTGGCGAGTGCCGAAAGCCGCGCGACCTTGCTCGCCCGGATCAGGCCGACGCTTCTGGTCGTGTTTCCGGAGACCGCTCATCTGGTACGCGATGCAGTCGATCAGCGCATCGTTTCTGTCGGCTACGAGAGCACATGGGTGCATCTCGACAGGTTCGCCAGCGTGCAGTCGGACCAGCCGCTCGAAAGCCGTGCCATGCCGGACGAACTCGCAGTGATCGTCTCCTCAGGCGGCACGACGGGCGTGCCGAAAGCGAGCCGCCGCTCGTTCGCGGCCTATTCCGCGATGGTGGTGTCGGCGCGCAACGCGAAGCGGCGTCAATTGATCAATGGTCCGCTCGCGTACCTGTCGCAAGTGCTGGTCGATACGACGTTGATCGGCGGCGGAAGTGTCGTGCTCGAACGGGCGTACAGTGCGCGGACGACGCTTGCAGTGATCGAGTCCGAACGCATCACGGATGTTTTTCTGGTCGAGCCTCAACTCTTCGAGATGATGGATCACCCGGACGTGGGCCGACGCGATCTGTCGTCGCTGCGTTGCATCGCGCATGTCGGCGGCTCGGCACCCGCGGCGTTGCGGCAACGCGCCGTCAGGCGTCTCGGCCCGGTGCTCGCGCATATGTACGGCGCAAGCGAAGCGGGACTCGTCAGCGTGCTGCCGCCGCCCGACTATGCGACAAATCCAGCGCGCCTGGATAGCGCGGGGCGCATCCGGCCTGGCGTCGAGGTGCGTTTGCGCTGCGTCGATGGCACGCTCGCGGCGAATGGGTACCCCGGCAGCATCGAGGTCCGGTCCGCTGCCGTGGCGCATGGATACCGCAATCAGCCCGTCGAAGGCGCGCAGAAATTCAGGGACGGCTGGTGCCTGACGGGCGATATCGGCCTGATCGACGATGGCGGTTATCTGCATGTGATCGGCCGTTCATCCGACGTCGCGGAAATCGATCAGCGCATCATCGGTCCCGTGCATATCGAAGATGTACTCTGCCGCCTGCCCGACGTGCGCTATGCCGTGGCATTCGCGTCGAACACGCAGGATGGCGAGCATGCATGGAATGCAGTCGTCGAGCCCTGGGCCGGACAGCATGTGGATCGCGCGCGCTGCGCGCGTGCACTGAACGCGGCGTTCGGCGATCTGGTGGCAAACGCGGTCAACCTATCGGAGGCGGGCGCGATACCGCTGACGGAGCAGGGCAAGGTGGATCGGGTCGCGATCGAAAGGACGCTGTTGGTTCAGCCGCGCGCGATCACTGAAAAGCCGACGTTCCGTGCGCATCGGCCGATGAGCGAGCGCCTCAGTGCCAGTTGA
- a CDS encoding DUF2278 family protein has protein sequence MPQQNVYVVFKGALKLGVPFLDGYKGDPHYVIVVDDPAGGEFRIVTNVKSDSSLTGPAGYHVLYSWSQYFDHPMVADLAKLPPGLTQTGFPKLDYVHDPRLVDLSTMRPITLDTASAHNDINALVNDMLQLDMSAAPVDYLYPGKSGNDMRRGWKPTKNVTVYGFGFLFEPQHDGLHETHMNQGNPKPQPGSRVRDHSSENGTFQDGAVMVEVDGRFQALFVAFQTQLVPTDNRGWPIPGTSHPILG, from the coding sequence ATGCCGCAACAGAACGTCTATGTCGTGTTCAAGGGCGCGCTGAAACTCGGCGTGCCTTTTCTCGACGGCTACAAGGGCGATCCGCACTATGTGATCGTCGTCGACGATCCGGCAGGCGGTGAATTCAGGATCGTCACGAATGTGAAGTCGGACAGTTCGCTGACGGGGCCGGCTGGCTATCACGTGCTGTATTCGTGGAGCCAGTACTTCGATCATCCGATGGTGGCCGATCTCGCCAAGCTGCCGCCCGGTCTGACACAGACCGGGTTTCCGAAGCTCGACTACGTGCATGATCCGCGTCTCGTCGATCTGTCGACGATGCGGCCCATCACGCTCGACACGGCAAGCGCGCACAACGACATCAACGCGCTCGTCAACGACATGCTGCAACTGGATATGTCGGCGGCGCCCGTCGACTATCTGTATCCGGGCAAGAGCGGCAACGATATGCGGCGCGGCTGGAAGCCGACGAAGAACGTCACTGTGTACGGCTTCGGTTTTCTGTTCGAGCCCCAGCACGATGGCCTGCACGAAACGCATATGAACCAGGGCAACCCGAAGCCGCAGCCGGGCAGCCGTGTGAGGGATCATTCGTCGGAGAACGGCACGTTTCAGGACGGCGCGGTGATGGTCGAAGTGGACGGGCGCTTCCAGGCGCTGTTCGTCGCGTTTCAGACCCAACTGGTGCCGACCGACAACCGGGGCTGGCCGATTCCCGGCACGTCTCATCCAATTCTGGGCTGA
- a CDS encoding TetR/AcrR family transcriptional regulator, giving the protein MVHDRGFNGCGVQDITTAAGVPKGSFYNYFESKEMFAAEILEDYWQSIEDRHGPILYDARIRPLARVAKFFRALTDDHSKSDFALGCLIGNLSLELSNASDEARSKLLALLARWQEALAACLREAQERNELDRKQNVDELAAILIEAYEGAAMRGKIEQSGNAYERFEKVVMPRLLR; this is encoded by the coding sequence GTGGTTCACGACCGCGGTTTCAATGGCTGTGGCGTGCAGGACATCACGACGGCCGCCGGCGTGCCGAAGGGCTCGTTCTACAACTACTTCGAAAGCAAGGAAATGTTTGCGGCCGAAATTCTCGAAGACTACTGGCAGTCCATCGAAGACCGCCACGGTCCGATCCTGTACGACGCGCGAATCAGGCCGCTCGCGCGCGTTGCGAAATTCTTCCGTGCATTGACGGACGATCACAGCAAGAGCGATTTTGCGCTGGGTTGTCTGATTGGCAACCTGTCACTCGAACTGTCGAATGCCAGCGACGAGGCACGCTCGAAGCTTCTGGCATTGCTCGCGCGGTGGCAAGAGGCACTGGCCGCCTGCTTGCGCGAGGCGCAGGAGCGCAATGAACTGGACCGCAAGCAGAACGTGGACGAACTCGCGGCGATCCTGATCGAGGCTTACGAAGGCGCAGCCATGCGCGGCAAGATCGAGCAGAGCGGCAACGCGTACGAGCGTTTCGAGAAGGTCGTAATGCCCCGGCTGCTTCGCTAA
- a CDS encoding MetQ/NlpA family ABC transporter substrate-binding protein, producing the protein MLMFSVNAAHAADDPAAKAQQTLRIGFVPGPYADEFRQGVEPQLVRKGYTVRYVEFSTGLEANHAVYSGEITADVMQHSVYLKSYNDRNGTDLVPVVQVPTPPMGLYSTKHRSLTEVKRGTTVAVPNDPVNLERALKILQNIGWIRIRANPNPVDVTERDVIANPAGIRIVPLESAQAPRALEDVDYAAIQGNFAIASGHRLADALALEQMTSPYVNQVVVKAANRNSRATADIVAAYQSDEFRHAILGNRVYDGFRLPDYFHR; encoded by the coding sequence ATGCTCATGTTTTCCGTCAACGCAGCGCACGCCGCCGACGATCCAGCAGCGAAAGCGCAGCAAACGCTGCGCATCGGTTTCGTGCCGGGTCCCTATGCGGATGAATTCCGTCAAGGCGTCGAGCCGCAACTCGTGCGCAAAGGCTATACCGTGCGATACGTCGAGTTCAGCACCGGCCTCGAAGCGAATCACGCTGTCTATAGCGGTGAAATCACGGCCGACGTGATGCAGCATAGTGTCTATCTGAAGTCGTACAACGATCGCAACGGCACCGATCTCGTCCCTGTCGTGCAGGTACCGACGCCGCCGATGGGCCTGTACTCGACGAAGCACCGCTCGCTCACGGAAGTGAAGCGCGGCACGACGGTCGCCGTACCCAACGATCCCGTCAACCTGGAGCGCGCGCTGAAGATCCTGCAGAACATCGGCTGGATACGTATTCGCGCGAATCCGAATCCCGTCGATGTCACCGAGCGCGATGTGATCGCGAATCCCGCAGGCATTCGCATCGTGCCGCTCGAATCCGCCCAGGCGCCGCGCGCGCTCGAAGACGTGGACTATGCCGCGATTCAGGGCAACTTCGCGATTGCGAGCGGACACCGTCTCGCCGATGCGCTCGCGCTCGAACAGATGACCTCGCCTTATGTGAATCAGGTGGTCGTCAAAGCGGCGAACCGCAATTCACGGGCGACAGCCGATATCGTTGCGGCTTATCAATCGGACGAGTTTCGTCATGCGATTCTGGGCAACCGGGTTTATGACGGGTTCCGTTTGCCGGATTATTTTCATCGGTGA
- the gltA gene encoding citrate synthase — protein MNVSTTKATLSFSDSDEKIELPVYKGSLGPDVIDIRKLYGQTGKFTYDPGFMSTASCNSAITYIDGDKGELLYRGYPIDNLAQNADFLETCYLLLKGELPTLQQKKEFEDTVTKHTMVHEQMHFFFRGFRRDAHPMAILVAAVGALSAFYHDSLDISDPTHRDVSAIRMIAKLPTLVAMAYKYSVGQPFVYPRNDLSYSANFMHMMFSTPAEEYKVNEVLVRALDRILILHADHEQNASTSTVRLAGSSGANPFACIAAGIACLWGPAHGGANEAALNMLEEIGSVDNIPKFIEQVKDKNSGVKLMGFGHRVYKNYDPRAKLMRETCHEVLNELGLHDDPLFKLAMALEKIALEDEYFVSRKLYPNVDFYSGIVQRALGIPTAMFTCIFSLARTVGWIAQWNEMIADPEQKIGRPRQLFVGETSRVAGPIAQR, from the coding sequence ATGAACGTATCAACGACTAAAGCCACGCTGTCGTTTTCCGATAGCGACGAAAAAATCGAACTGCCGGTTTATAAAGGATCGTTGGGTCCGGATGTGATCGACATTCGCAAGCTGTACGGTCAGACCGGCAAGTTCACGTACGATCCGGGCTTCATGTCGACGGCGTCGTGCAATTCGGCGATCACGTATATCGACGGCGACAAGGGCGAGCTGCTGTATCGCGGCTATCCGATCGATAACCTCGCGCAGAATGCGGACTTTCTCGAAACGTGCTATCTGCTGCTGAAAGGCGAATTGCCCACGTTGCAGCAGAAGAAGGAATTCGAAGACACGGTCACGAAGCACACGATGGTGCATGAGCAGATGCACTTCTTCTTCCGTGGCTTCCGCCGCGACGCGCACCCGATGGCGATTCTCGTCGCTGCAGTCGGCGCGCTGTCGGCGTTCTATCACGACTCGCTCGATATCTCCGACCCGACGCACCGCGACGTGTCCGCGATCCGCATGATCGCCAAGCTGCCGACGCTGGTCGCGATGGCGTACAAGTACTCGGTCGGCCAGCCGTTCGTGTATCCGCGCAATGATCTGTCGTACAGCGCGAACTTCATGCACATGATGTTCTCGACGCCGGCCGAAGAGTACAAGGTCAACGAAGTGCTGGTGCGTGCGCTGGACCGTATCCTGATTCTGCATGCGGACCACGAGCAGAATGCGTCGACGTCGACGGTGCGTCTGGCGGGTTCGTCGGGTGCGAATCCGTTTGCGTGTATCGCGGCGGGGATCGCGTGTCTGTGGGGCCCGGCGCACGGCGGCGCGAACGAAGCGGCGCTGAACATGCTGGAAGAGATCGGCTCGGTCGACAACATTCCGAAGTTCATCGAGCAGGTGAAGGACAAGAACTCGGGCGTGAAGCTGATGGGCTTCGGTCACCGGGTGTACAAGAACTACGATCCGCGTGCGAAGCTGATGCGCGAAACCTGCCACGAAGTGCTGAACGAACTGGGGCTGCACGACGACCCGCTGTTCAAGCTCGCGATGGCGCTGGAAAAGATCGCGCTCGAGGATGAGTATTTCGTGTCGCGCAAGCTGTATCCGAATGTCGATTTTTACTCGGGGATCGTGCAGCGTGCGCTGGGCATTCCTACCGCGATGTTTACCTGTATTTTCTCGCTGGCGCGGACTGTGGGCTGGATCGCGCAGTGGAATGAGATGATCGCCGATCCTGAACAGAAGATTGGGCGTCCGCGGCAGTTGTTTGTTGGCGAGACGTCACGGGTGGCGGGGCCGATCGCACAGCGGTAA